Part of the Gramella sp. Hel_I_59 genome, TAAGGAGTAGTTCTCTCTTTACTTTATCTTCTGCATAGAATTGAATAAGTACCATAATTTCACCGGTGGAAGTGGTTCTAATCATAAGGGTACGCAATAAACCTTCCTGGTTTCTTGTATTAAAGAAAGGGATATCATTATTAGTAGCGAAATCTCTGGTGAAATTTCGAATGGCATTACTTGGATCAGCTTGTAAATGACATTTTTTGATGTCGAGTATTTTATCCCACATTCCTGGAATATGGAATCCAAGGGCATTACGGTCTTCAATATTCTCACCACTTTGAATTTCATCTATGGTAAGCCATCTACTATCACTGAAGGAGAACTCCATTTTATTGCGGTAAAAATAGATGTCTTCGCTTCCTAGAATTGGTGTTACCTTAGGCAATTCAATTTTACCAAGGCGTTGAAGATTATTTATCACCTCATTCTGTTTGTATTCAAGCTGAAACTTATACTCCATATTCTGCCATTTACAACCTCCACAGGTTCCAAAATGCTGGCAAACAGGTTCTGTTCTTTTATCTGAAAGTTTATGGAACTCAACTGCAGTTCCCTGGTAATATGATTTTCTTTTTCTGGTGGTTTGAATATCTGCAACATCGCCAGGAACGGCATTGTCTATAAAGATCACTCTTCCATCTGGAGATTTACCAATTGCCTTACCTTTGGCTCCGGCATCTACCACTTCAATTTCAGTAAATATCTTGTTCTTGTTTCTTCTTGCCATAGCGCAAAAATAGGATAATTAACAAGATTTAAAGAGAGGCCAGTTGAAATTTTCAGCAAACATTTAGTAATTTGCAGCAATTCGAATTTACGGGATGATTTCTCTCCAAATAGCGCTAATTCAAGCGGAAAAGTAGGAATAACCAAACACTAATTCAAAAAATTAAGAACTAACATGCCATTACCTAAAGTCAATTCTTCAGATGAAGCGATACAACTGGAAGATCAACATGGAGCCCATAATTACCATCCATTACCTGCAGTATTAAGTAAGGGAGAGGGTGTTCATGTCTGGGATGTTGAAGGCAAAAAATATTATGATTTTCTATCGGCTTATTCCGCAGTAAATCAGGGGCATTGTCATCCAAAAATCGTTGGTGCAATGTACGAACAGGCGTCCAAACTGGCTCTTACTTCAAGAGCTTTTCATAACGATGTTCTTGGAGCTTACGAAAAATATGCTACAGAGTATTTCGGTTTTGACAAGATCTTACCAATGAACACCGGGGCTGAGGCTGTGGAAACGGCTATCAAGATTGCTCGTAAGTGGGCTTATGAGAAAAAAGGCGTGAAAGAAACAGAAGCCCAGATTATCGTTGCTGAAAA contains:
- the rlmD gene encoding 23S rRNA (uracil(1939)-C(5))-methyltransferase RlmD; this encodes MARRNKNKIFTEIEVVDAGAKGKAIGKSPDGRVIFIDNAVPGDVADIQTTRKRKSYYQGTAVEFHKLSDKRTEPVCQHFGTCGGCKWQNMEYKFQLEYKQNEVINNLQRLGKIELPKVTPILGSEDIYFYRNKMEFSFSDSRWLTIDEIQSGENIEDRNALGFHIPGMWDKILDIKKCHLQADPSNAIRNFTRDFATNNDIPFFNTRNQEGLLRTLMIRTTSTGEIMVLIQFYAEDKVKRELLLNALSIEFPEITSLQYVINNKGNDTIYDQEVICFKGRDHIFEEMEGLKFKINAKSFYQTNSEQAYNLYKITREYADLKGDELVYDLYTGTGTIAQFVAKNAKKVIGVEAVPEAIKDARENAERNNIENTEFYVGDMRKVFTESFIAKHGKPDVIITDPPRDGMHKDVVAQILGIMPEKIVYVSCNSATQARDLSLMDEHYKVTKTRAVDMFPQTHHVENVVLLEKR